A window of the Myxococcus virescens genome harbors these coding sequences:
- a CDS encoding DUF262 domain-containing protein: MQSTLTRRPQATAFSIEDLLDRVRRGEVRLPHFQRPLRWEAGDVRDLLDSVYRGYPIGTLLFWKREAPAASVSFGPVRIDAPSHSQALWVVDGQQRITALAAVLLHPEQEPAARDGFTLFFDLDTHEIVQPAHGEPTPPHWLPLNRVLDSEQLLGWLDRYPGREKNPEHVRAAIRLGKAAREYQMPAYVVEAAEEKTLRIIFKRLNTSGKPLTDDEVFNALYGGTAGSRLPNLKALATSLLELGFGRIDESLLLKAVLAVRGLDFTQDFQKQLREEDDLTQTLLQTEAALRSVIVFLKRDAGIPHGRLLTNPLYFVLLARFFHLHPEPSPRTRDLLARGFWRGSLVDSFLDSRALSPQELLAAIGPDEEQSVQSLLAQVRPLSDEWLAQHAQPATFGLALRSRGMALNALYALQPRHLRTGALLEPSQLFSDTDPASLSPVLKSLTVQEPDAELKLDPALYRSFLYTPANYLMHPPLPGQPLLDVLRDEPAPPPEVLQSQAITPAMRDTLREGGTLEFLMQRMELIDRHIIEFLRARTRYEESDRPSLQSLVVEEED; encoded by the coding sequence ATGCAATCCACCCTGACGCGGCGGCCCCAGGCGACGGCATTCAGCATCGAGGACCTGCTGGACCGCGTCCGGCGAGGTGAGGTGCGGCTGCCCCACTTCCAGCGGCCCCTGCGCTGGGAGGCCGGCGATGTGAGGGATTTGCTCGACAGCGTGTACCGCGGCTATCCCATCGGCACGCTGCTCTTCTGGAAGCGCGAGGCTCCCGCCGCCAGCGTGAGCTTCGGCCCGGTGCGCATCGACGCGCCTTCCCACAGCCAGGCGCTGTGGGTGGTGGATGGACAGCAGCGCATCACCGCGCTGGCCGCGGTGCTCCTCCACCCGGAGCAGGAGCCCGCCGCGCGGGACGGCTTCACGCTCTTCTTCGACCTGGACACACACGAAATCGTCCAGCCCGCGCACGGCGAGCCGACGCCTCCACACTGGCTGCCACTCAACCGGGTGCTCGACAGCGAGCAACTGCTGGGCTGGCTGGACCGCTACCCGGGGCGCGAGAAGAACCCGGAGCACGTGCGCGCGGCCATCCGTCTGGGCAAGGCGGCGCGCGAGTACCAGATGCCCGCGTACGTCGTCGAAGCCGCGGAGGAGAAGACGCTGCGCATCATCTTCAAGCGGCTCAACACCTCCGGAAAGCCGCTCACCGACGACGAGGTCTTCAACGCGCTCTACGGCGGCACCGCGGGCTCGCGGCTGCCCAACCTGAAGGCGCTGGCCACCAGCCTGCTGGAGCTGGGCTTCGGCCGCATCGATGAATCCCTGCTGCTCAAGGCCGTGCTCGCGGTGCGCGGCCTGGACTTCACCCAGGACTTCCAGAAGCAGCTCCGCGAGGAGGACGACCTCACGCAGACGTTGCTCCAGACGGAAGCGGCCCTGCGCAGCGTCATCGTCTTCCTCAAGCGCGACGCGGGAATCCCCCACGGGCGCCTGCTGACGAACCCGCTCTACTTCGTGCTGCTCGCGCGCTTCTTCCACCTGCACCCGGAGCCGTCGCCGCGCACCCGGGATTTGCTCGCGCGCGGGTTCTGGCGCGGCAGCCTGGTGGACAGCTTCCTCGACAGCCGGGCCCTGTCGCCGCAGGAGCTGCTGGCCGCCATCGGCCCCGACGAGGAGCAGTCCGTCCAGTCCCTGCTGGCGCAGGTGCGGCCCCTGTCCGACGAATGGCTGGCCCAGCACGCGCAGCCCGCGACGTTCGGCCTCGCGCTGCGCTCGCGGGGCATGGCCCTCAATGCCTTGTACGCGCTCCAGCCGCGGCACCTGCGCACCGGCGCCCTGCTGGAGCCATCCCAGCTCTTCAGCGACACCGACCCCGCCAGCCTCAGCCCCGTGCTCAAGTCCCTCACGGTGCAGGAGCCCGACGCCGAGCTGAAGCTGGACCCCGCGCTGTACCGCTCCTTCCTCTACACCCCCGCCAACTACCTGATGCACCCGCCCCTGCCCGGTCAGCCCCTGCTGGACGTGCTGCGGGACGAGCCCGCGCCGCCACCCGAGGTCCTCCAGAGCCAGGCCATCACCCCCGCCATGCGCGACACGCTGCGCGAGGGCGGCACGCTCGAATTCCTCATGCAGCGCATGGAGCTCATCGATAGACACATCATCGAGTTCCTGCGGGCCCGCACCCGCTACGAGGAGTCGGACCGTCCGTCCCTCCAATCGCTGGTCGTCGAGGAGGAGGACTGA
- a CDS encoding type II toxin-antitoxin system HipA family toxin, giving the protein MEPTRTTAGILDVHLGDVHVGTLTLLEDERIEFVIAEEYRQRYPRPVLGQIFEDDLSRRHVSRLRLPSYFSNLLPEGTLRELIAEREQVARQREFFLIARLGEDLPGAIVVRPASVLSLSGMEPLEEPQPSHAPQEQEPLRFSLAGVQLKFSMLRRDKAMTLPAGGRGGNWIVKLPDNRYDRVPENEFSMMTWARAAGITVPEVALLDVADIQGLPEGITLREDVAYAVRRFDRPEPGRRVHMEDLTQVLGLYADEKYKKYNYETVANVIYKVAGLDALHEFLRRLVFIAVIGNGDAHHKNWSLLYPDGTRATLSPAYDLVSTLQYMPADTLALNFAKSKRFEDISLGSFERLARKLALPPSDVLPVVTSAVEASLDTWSSLHAQLPLPEESRRRIEAHWKRVPLLQGH; this is encoded by the coding sequence TTGGAGCCCACCCGCACCACGGCCGGAATCCTCGACGTCCACCTGGGCGACGTCCACGTCGGCACGCTGACGCTGCTGGAGGACGAACGCATCGAGTTCGTCATCGCGGAGGAGTACCGCCAGCGCTACCCACGCCCGGTGCTGGGACAGATTTTCGAGGACGACCTCTCGCGCCGCCACGTCAGCCGCCTGCGCCTGCCTTCGTACTTCTCCAACCTGCTCCCGGAAGGCACGCTGCGCGAGCTCATCGCCGAACGCGAGCAGGTGGCCCGCCAGCGCGAGTTCTTCCTCATCGCGCGGCTGGGTGAGGACCTGCCCGGCGCCATCGTCGTGCGGCCCGCCAGCGTGCTGTCGCTCAGCGGAATGGAGCCGCTGGAGGAGCCCCAGCCGTCCCACGCGCCGCAGGAGCAGGAGCCGCTGCGCTTCTCGCTCGCGGGCGTGCAGCTCAAGTTCTCCATGCTGCGCCGGGACAAGGCGATGACGCTCCCGGCGGGCGGACGCGGCGGCAACTGGATTGTGAAGCTGCCGGACAACCGCTACGACCGCGTCCCGGAGAACGAGTTCTCCATGATGACGTGGGCCCGCGCCGCCGGCATCACCGTCCCCGAGGTGGCGCTGCTGGACGTGGCCGACATCCAGGGACTGCCCGAAGGCATCACCCTGCGCGAGGACGTGGCCTACGCCGTGCGCCGCTTCGACCGCCCCGAACCCGGCCGCCGGGTCCACATGGAGGACCTGACGCAGGTGCTGGGGCTGTACGCGGATGAGAAGTACAAGAAGTACAACTACGAGACGGTCGCCAACGTCATCTACAAGGTCGCCGGACTGGACGCGCTGCACGAGTTCCTGCGGCGGCTGGTGTTCATCGCCGTCATTGGCAACGGGGACGCGCACCACAAGAACTGGTCGCTGCTCTACCCGGACGGCACCCGCGCCACGCTGTCACCCGCGTACGACCTGGTGTCCACGCTCCAGTACATGCCGGCGGACACGCTCGCGCTCAACTTCGCGAAGTCGAAGCGCTTCGAGGACATCTCCCTGGGCAGCTTCGAACGGCTGGCGCGCAAGCTGGCGCTGCCCCCCAGCGACGTGCTGCCGGTGGTGACGTCCGCGGTGGAAGCGTCGCTCGACACCTGGTCCTCGCTCCACGCGCAGCTGCCCCTGCCGGAGGAGAGCCGCCGCCGCATCGAAGCCCACTGGAAGCGCGTGCCCCTGCTCCAGGGGCACTGA
- a CDS encoding class I SAM-dependent methyltransferase yields the protein MSEDAFFTVYDNLPRHGPGSDDCTREALRRLPPLPPHPRVVDLGCGAGAQTLVLAEALRTRVIAVDLHRPFLDQLQARARERGLDALVEIQQQDMGALSLPEASFDLLWSEGAIYHLGFGPGLRRWRPLLAPGGLAAVTECTWLTDERPDEIARFWGEVYPTMGTVLENRAAAEAAGYEVLDTFTLPASAWWDTYYTPLLQRVAHLRAHGDASLEDALSAAEQETRLYRQYEHTYGYVFHLLRNPSAL from the coding sequence ATGAGCGAAGACGCCTTCTTCACCGTCTATGACAACCTGCCCCGTCACGGCCCTGGCAGCGACGACTGCACCCGGGAGGCCCTGCGGCGGCTGCCTCCGCTGCCACCGCACCCGCGCGTGGTGGACCTCGGCTGTGGCGCGGGCGCGCAGACGCTGGTGCTCGCCGAGGCGCTGCGCACCCGGGTCATCGCGGTGGACCTGCACAGGCCCTTCCTCGACCAGCTCCAGGCGCGGGCGCGCGAGCGGGGCCTGGACGCACTCGTCGAAATTCAGCAGCAGGACATGGGCGCGCTGTCGCTGCCCGAGGCTTCCTTTGACCTCCTCTGGTCCGAAGGCGCCATCTACCACCTGGGCTTCGGTCCGGGACTGCGGCGCTGGCGCCCGCTGCTCGCGCCCGGCGGCCTGGCTGCCGTCACCGAATGCACCTGGCTGACCGATGAGCGCCCCGACGAAATCGCGCGCTTCTGGGGTGAGGTCTACCCCACCATGGGTACGGTTTTGGAGAACCGCGCCGCCGCGGAAGCCGCGGGCTACGAGGTGCTCGACACCTTCACCCTCCCCGCCTCCGCATGGTGGGACACCTACTACACGCCCCTGCTCCAGCGCGTCGCACACCTGCGCGCCCACGGCGACGCGTCATTGGAAGACGCGCTCTCGGCCGCCGAGCAGGAGACCCGCCTCTATCGCCAGTACGAACACACCTACGGCTACGTGTTCCATCTGCTGCGCAACCCGTCAGCGCTTTGA
- a CDS encoding hybrid sensor histidine kinase/response regulator gives MSTEQWAHRFFELSTEPYVILGRDGVLLEANPAFGHLVGLSLTSLRGMALQDFIPIEDAAGLFAHLGSTSPTSRTCRWRRPDGSWLPLSWRITAALESEPLYCTVRQAEEPSAAPWPESDYLPFGLYLVDIRTRRVHYVNHRFCQLWGITALEGAIQRGELSHDEVIHHCLKAGDAAEFLRLCAAPDQGCVPGLVEDEARMSDGRTLRRLSTSSSVAGDAMRYRMFAFEDVTESKRTQEALRRSEESFRRLIDRAPEGIFVHTQRRFIYANPTLLRALGYDDPAELMAKPIWSIVHPDDLELVKDRVHTAAVKGALAPLREVRYLRRDGTWYDAESVGIPIEFDGHEAVVVMARDITERKQAQSQLLQNDRMVLAGTLAAGVGHEINNPLTYVMANLASALESVSRLGAELTRAGERGPSSVAWPATLHDAEALLKEAQEGAMRVRNIVRDLKFISRQDEERREAVDVRQPLDFSINMAASQLRHRARLIKKYESVPRVYADGSRLGQVFLNLLVNAAQAIPEGNAEEHHITVWVRAGPPGIVLVDVSDSGCGMTPAVLSRVFDPFFTTKPVGKGTGLGLSICHSLIRKQGGDITVRSELGQGTTFTVTLPTAPDAVPAQAAPVAPAPHAERRGQVLVIDDEPAVGRSLARIIGMRHRVTVVNNGEDALAVLTSGAPFDAVFCDLMMPGISGMDVYERVRERGDGIAERFIFITGGSYTTRARQFLERVPNLQIEKPFDVESIHQGLGQLLGASRGSE, from the coding sequence ATGTCGACCGAGCAGTGGGCCCACCGCTTCTTCGAGCTGTCCACGGAGCCCTACGTCATCCTGGGCCGTGATGGCGTGTTGCTCGAAGCCAATCCTGCCTTTGGCCACCTGGTGGGCCTGTCTTTGACGTCACTGCGTGGCATGGCCTTGCAGGATTTCATCCCCATCGAAGACGCCGCCGGCCTGTTCGCGCATCTGGGTTCCACAAGCCCCACCTCGCGCACCTGTCGCTGGCGCCGGCCGGATGGGTCCTGGCTGCCTCTGTCCTGGCGCATCACCGCCGCATTGGAGTCGGAGCCGCTCTACTGCACGGTGCGGCAGGCCGAGGAGCCGTCCGCCGCGCCCTGGCCAGAGAGTGACTACCTGCCCTTCGGCCTCTACCTGGTCGACATCCGCACGCGCCGGGTCCACTACGTCAACCACCGCTTCTGCCAGCTGTGGGGCATCACCGCATTGGAAGGCGCCATCCAGCGGGGTGAGCTCTCCCATGACGAGGTGATCCACCACTGCCTCAAGGCAGGCGACGCGGCGGAGTTCCTGCGCCTGTGCGCGGCCCCGGACCAGGGCTGCGTGCCGGGCCTGGTGGAGGACGAAGCCAGGATGTCGGATGGACGCACCCTGCGGCGGCTGTCCACATCCTCCTCGGTGGCGGGGGACGCCATGCGCTACCGGATGTTCGCGTTCGAGGACGTCACCGAGAGCAAGCGCACGCAGGAGGCGCTGCGCCGTTCAGAGGAGAGCTTCCGCAGGCTCATCGACCGGGCGCCCGAAGGCATCTTCGTGCACACCCAGCGGCGCTTCATCTACGCCAACCCCACGCTGCTGCGGGCCCTGGGCTACGACGACCCGGCCGAGCTGATGGCCAAGCCCATCTGGAGCATCGTCCATCCGGATGACCTGGAGCTCGTGAAGGACCGCGTGCACACCGCGGCCGTGAAGGGCGCGCTGGCCCCGCTGCGGGAGGTCCGCTACCTGCGGCGCGACGGCACCTGGTACGACGCGGAGAGCGTGGGCATCCCCATCGAGTTCGACGGACACGAGGCCGTCGTGGTGATGGCGCGCGACATCACCGAGCGCAAGCAGGCGCAGTCGCAGCTCCTGCAGAACGACCGCATGGTGCTGGCCGGCACGCTGGCGGCGGGCGTGGGGCACGAAATCAACAACCCGCTGACCTACGTCATGGCCAACCTGGCCTCGGCCCTGGAGTCCGTGAGCCGCCTGGGCGCGGAGCTGACGCGGGCCGGAGAGCGCGGACCCAGCAGCGTGGCGTGGCCCGCGACGCTGCATGACGCGGAGGCCCTGCTGAAGGAGGCGCAAGAAGGCGCCATGCGCGTGCGCAACATCGTGCGGGACTTGAAGTTCATCTCCCGTCAGGATGAGGAGCGGCGCGAAGCGGTGGACGTGCGGCAGCCGCTGGACTTCTCCATCAACATGGCCGCCAGCCAGCTGCGTCACCGGGCGCGGCTCATCAAGAAGTACGAGTCCGTCCCCCGCGTATACGCGGACGGCTCGCGCCTGGGCCAGGTGTTCCTCAACCTGCTGGTGAACGCGGCGCAGGCCATTCCCGAAGGCAACGCCGAGGAGCACCACATCACCGTGTGGGTCCGCGCCGGTCCACCGGGCATCGTGCTGGTGGACGTGAGCGACTCCGGCTGCGGCATGACGCCCGCGGTGCTCTCCCGCGTCTTCGACCCCTTCTTCACCACCAAGCCCGTGGGCAAGGGCACGGGGCTGGGGCTGTCCATCTGCCACAGCCTCATCCGCAAGCAGGGCGGTGACATCACCGTCCGCAGCGAGCTGGGCCAGGGCACCACCTTCACCGTCACCCTGCCCACGGCGCCGGACGCCGTCCCCGCCCAGGCCGCGCCGGTGGCACCCGCGCCCCACGCCGAGCGGCGGGGGCAGGTGCTGGTGATTGACGACGAGCCCGCGGTGGGCCGCTCCCTGGCGCGCATCATCGGCATGCGGCACCGAGTGACGGTGGTGAACAATGGCGAGGACGCGCTGGCGGTGCTGACGTCGGGCGCGCCCTTCGACGCCGTCTTCTGCGACCTGATGATGCCGGGCATCTCCGGCATGGACGTCTACGAGCGCGTCCGCGAGCGCGGGGATGGCATCGCCGAGCGCTTCATCTTCATCACCGGCGGCTCGTACACCACGCGGGCCCGTCAGTTCCTGGAGCGCGTGCCGAACCTGCAGATTGAGAAGCCCTTCGACGTGGAGTCGATTCATCAAGGCCTGGGACAACTCCTGGGTGCCTCTCGTGGTAGCGAATGA
- a CDS encoding amidohydrolase family protein: MIDGNFVIDAVTHAYNLHPTNYRAGKYAESLAGLIWGLHSGLSGDTHRVPTSEGFLKNWSVKELAHLLFVESGVDLAVHHVLPLQTLYHDGLCSYEKTLEIHRNYPHRFLVYAGVDPLRGTAALDDLEQQYETLKPSGLKLYPAAWLGDKFRHTGWRMDDPTIAFPLFERAQKLGIKNIAVHKGLPMGAVPLEPYKVDDIGGAADAFPDLNFEIVHGGMAFLDETGMQLSLFPNVYVNLEVTGALIVKRERWFAESLAALLKWAGPEKIMWGSGTVFSHPHPALHKFWHEFQLPDDLVQVAGMQVTPDVKRMILGGNYARYAGVDVESVKKKIANDKFAKLRARGDIQPYGYRESLYE, encoded by the coding sequence GTGATTGACGGCAACTTCGTCATCGATGCGGTGACACACGCCTACAACCTCCATCCCACGAACTACCGCGCCGGCAAGTACGCCGAGTCGCTCGCGGGGCTCATCTGGGGGCTGCACAGCGGCCTGTCTGGGGACACGCACCGCGTCCCCACGTCGGAAGGCTTCCTGAAGAACTGGTCCGTGAAGGAGCTGGCGCACCTGCTCTTCGTGGAGAGCGGCGTCGACCTGGCGGTGCACCACGTGCTGCCGCTCCAGACGCTGTACCACGACGGCCTGTGCTCCTATGAGAAGACGCTGGAGATTCACCGCAACTATCCCCACCGCTTCCTGGTGTACGCGGGCGTGGACCCGCTGCGCGGCACGGCGGCGCTGGATGACTTGGAGCAGCAGTACGAAACGCTCAAGCCCAGCGGCCTGAAGCTCTACCCGGCGGCGTGGCTGGGCGACAAGTTCCGCCACACGGGCTGGCGCATGGATGACCCGACCATCGCCTTCCCGCTCTTCGAGCGGGCACAGAAGCTGGGCATCAAGAACATCGCCGTGCACAAGGGCCTGCCCATGGGCGCGGTGCCGCTGGAGCCCTACAAGGTGGATGACATCGGCGGGGCGGCGGATGCCTTCCCCGACCTGAACTTTGAAATCGTCCACGGCGGCATGGCCTTCCTGGACGAGACGGGCATGCAGCTGTCGCTGTTCCCCAACGTGTATGTGAACCTGGAAGTGACGGGCGCGCTCATCGTGAAGCGTGAACGCTGGTTCGCCGAGTCCCTGGCGGCGCTGCTGAAGTGGGCGGGCCCGGAGAAAATCATGTGGGGCTCCGGGACGGTGTTCAGCCACCCGCACCCGGCGCTGCACAAGTTCTGGCATGAGTTCCAACTGCCGGATGACCTGGTGCAGGTGGCGGGCATGCAGGTGACGCCGGACGTGAAGCGGATGATTCTGGGCGGCAACTACGCGCGCTACGCGGGCGTGGACGTGGAGTCGGTGAAGAAGAAGATCGCCAACGACAAGTTCGCCAAGCTGAGGGCGCGCGGCGACATCCAGCCGTACGGCTACCGGGAGAGCCTGTATGAGTGA
- a CDS encoding metal-sulfur cluster assembly factor, which yields MSEQALRERIQDIPDPCSCATGVPLGIGEMGLIESVKRTEGQVTVRLHITSPMCMMAAYFMREIEQRLLTVEGVTAVNVEFDHDLKWTPQDIEPEARQRLAAKRITMLGGRLLPQDSAQRRS from the coding sequence ATGAGTGAGCAGGCCCTGCGCGAGCGCATCCAGGACATCCCCGACCCGTGCAGCTGCGCCACGGGCGTGCCGCTGGGCATCGGGGAGATGGGGCTGATTGAGTCGGTGAAGCGCACGGAGGGCCAGGTGACGGTGCGCCTGCACATCACCTCGCCCATGTGCATGATGGCCGCCTACTTCATGCGGGAAATCGAGCAGCGGTTGCTGACGGTGGAAGGTGTCACCGCGGTGAACGTGGAGTTCGACCACGACCTGAAGTGGACGCCGCAGGACATCGAGCCGGAGGCCCGCCAGCGGCTCGCGGCCAAACGCATCACCATGCTGGGTGGCCGCCTGCTGCCCCAGGACTCGGCGCAGCGCCGCTCCTGA
- a CDS encoding multidrug efflux RND transporter permease subunit, giving the protein MPRFFIERPVFAWVIAIFIVLAGAISIPRLPIERYPSIAPPSVTITATYPGATPAAMNDSVVSLIERGLSGVKNILYFESSSDTSGIAQIVVTFAPGTDPDLAQVDIQNRLKTVESRLPQMVRQLGLQVETTTTNFLLFSTLVSSDGRYDEAELGDFLSRNVVEDLRRVPGVGRVQLFTPARALRVWLDPERLISHGISVDEVAAAIRAQNAEASPGRLGDMPAVPGQRVTTPLMLQGQLLDVADFERVIIRAHPDGSNVLLKELAKVELGPQSYASSTRQNGKNAATFGVQLAPGANALDTSERIRERMADLSRAFPAGVEYTIPYDAAPFVRVSIQKVVQTFFEAMLLVFAVMYLFLQSVRYTLIPAIVAPIALLGTFAVMLASGFSINVLTMFGMVLAIGIIVDDAIVVVENVERLMAEEGLSPLEATKKAMKEITGAVIGITLVLTSVFIPMAFATGSVGTIYRQFSLAMAVSILFSAFLALTLTPALCATLLRPVEPGHAGKRRGFFGGFNRLLERVTGRYANWTRAIVGRLGRAFFAYAVVVAMVALAFWRLPGAFFPEEDQGFLNVSVQLPSDATAERTNSVLGELEAFLSEREGIQDVLTIQGFGFFGSGANAGLMFVMMRDWDERQGETAAGEVAAANARFASPREGMVINVLPPAVDGLGNSAGFAMRLEDRSGHGPKALNDAMNHVLRRASDSPVIAFPYQEGLPDGSTVRIQVDRERAAALGVSFAEINSVISTALGSTYVNDFPNKGYMQQIILQARAESRMQVEDVLKLPVRNARGQMVPLSSVAEPVWERGPMQLVRYNGYPAVRIAGAAAPGFSSGDAMAEMERIAGELPAGFAVEWTGLSYQERLSGSEAPILLALSMLVVFLVLAALYESWSIPLSVMLVVPLGLIGALAAVMSRGLMNDIFFKVGLITIIGLSAKNAILIVEFAKQLEEQGRSPLQAAVEAARLRFRPILMTSLAFALGVVPLVVASGASAETQRAIGTGVFGGMVSGTVLAIFLVPAFYVAVRSLLKRRESASPAPLVQHAPAENS; this is encoded by the coding sequence GTGCCAAGATTCTTCATTGAACGCCCGGTCTTCGCCTGGGTGATTGCCATCTTCATCGTGCTCGCCGGAGCCATCTCCATCCCCCGGCTCCCCATCGAGCGCTACCCGTCCATCGCGCCGCCGAGCGTGACGATTACCGCCACCTATCCCGGCGCCACGCCGGCCGCGATGAACGACAGCGTCGTGTCGTTGATTGAGCGCGGCCTGTCCGGCGTGAAGAACATCCTGTACTTCGAGTCGTCGAGCGACACGTCGGGCATCGCGCAAATCGTGGTGACGTTCGCGCCCGGAACGGACCCGGACCTGGCGCAGGTCGACATCCAGAACCGCCTGAAGACCGTCGAATCGCGGCTGCCGCAGATGGTCCGGCAGCTCGGGCTCCAGGTGGAGACGACCACCACCAACTTCCTGCTCTTCTCCACGCTCGTGTCGAGCGACGGTCGCTACGACGAGGCCGAACTGGGGGACTTCCTGAGCCGCAACGTGGTCGAGGACCTGCGCCGCGTGCCCGGCGTGGGGCGCGTCCAGCTCTTCACGCCAGCCCGCGCGCTGCGCGTCTGGTTGGACCCGGAGCGGCTCATCTCGCACGGAATCTCCGTGGATGAGGTCGCGGCGGCGATTCGCGCACAGAACGCGGAGGCTTCTCCCGGACGGCTGGGGGACATGCCCGCGGTTCCAGGCCAGCGCGTCACCACCCCCCTGATGCTCCAGGGGCAGCTCCTGGACGTCGCGGACTTCGAGCGCGTCATCATCCGGGCCCATCCGGATGGCTCAAACGTGCTGCTCAAGGAGCTCGCCAAGGTGGAGCTGGGGCCCCAGAGCTACGCCTCGTCCACCCGGCAGAATGGGAAGAACGCCGCCACGTTCGGCGTGCAGCTGGCCCCGGGGGCGAACGCGCTCGATACCTCCGAGCGCATCCGCGAGCGGATGGCGGACCTCTCCCGGGCCTTCCCCGCGGGCGTCGAGTACACGATTCCGTACGACGCGGCGCCGTTCGTGCGCGTCTCCATCCAGAAGGTCGTCCAGACCTTCTTCGAGGCGATGCTGCTCGTCTTCGCGGTGATGTATCTCTTCCTGCAGAGCGTGCGTTACACGCTGATTCCCGCCATCGTCGCGCCCATCGCGCTGCTGGGGACCTTCGCGGTGATGCTGGCGTCGGGGTTCTCCATCAACGTCCTGACGATGTTCGGCATGGTGCTGGCGATTGGCATCATCGTCGATGACGCCATCGTCGTGGTCGAGAACGTCGAGCGCCTCATGGCGGAGGAGGGGCTTTCTCCCCTCGAGGCCACGAAGAAGGCGATGAAGGAAATCACGGGCGCCGTCATCGGCATCACCCTGGTGCTCACGTCCGTGTTCATCCCCATGGCGTTCGCCACGGGCTCCGTCGGCACCATCTACCGCCAGTTCAGCCTGGCGATGGCCGTGTCGATTCTCTTCTCCGCGTTCCTCGCGCTCACGCTCACCCCGGCGCTCTGCGCGACGCTGCTGCGCCCGGTGGAGCCCGGCCACGCGGGGAAGCGCCGCGGCTTCTTCGGCGGGTTCAACCGGCTCCTGGAGCGGGTGACGGGGCGCTATGCGAACTGGACCCGGGCCATTGTCGGACGCCTGGGTCGGGCGTTCTTCGCGTATGCCGTGGTGGTCGCCATGGTCGCCCTGGCGTTCTGGCGGCTGCCGGGCGCCTTCTTCCCGGAGGAGGACCAGGGGTTCCTCAACGTCTCGGTGCAGCTCCCGTCGGACGCCACGGCCGAGCGGACGAACAGCGTGCTCGGGGAGCTGGAGGCCTTCTTGAGCGAGCGCGAGGGCATCCAGGACGTGCTGACCATCCAGGGCTTCGGCTTCTTCGGCTCGGGGGCGAACGCCGGCCTCATGTTCGTGATGATGCGCGACTGGGACGAGCGCCAGGGGGAGACGGCGGCGGGTGAGGTCGCCGCCGCCAACGCGCGCTTCGCCTCTCCGCGGGAGGGCATGGTCATCAACGTGCTGCCGCCCGCGGTGGACGGGCTCGGCAACAGCGCGGGCTTCGCCATGCGGCTGGAGGACCGTTCCGGACACGGCCCGAAGGCGCTCAACGACGCCATGAACCACGTCCTCCGGCGCGCCTCGGACAGTCCGGTCATCGCCTTCCCTTATCAGGAGGGGTTGCCGGACGGCTCGACGGTGCGAATCCAGGTGGACCGCGAGCGCGCGGCGGCGCTCGGTGTGTCGTTCGCGGAAATCAACTCGGTCATCTCCACCGCGCTGGGGTCGACGTACGTCAACGACTTCCCCAACAAGGGCTACATGCAGCAAATCATCCTGCAGGCGCGCGCGGAGTCCCGCATGCAGGTGGAGGACGTGCTCAAGCTCCCCGTGCGCAACGCGCGCGGGCAGATGGTGCCCCTGTCCTCGGTGGCCGAGCCCGTCTGGGAGCGGGGACCCATGCAGCTGGTCCGCTACAACGGCTACCCCGCCGTGCGCATCGCCGGGGCGGCGGCACCGGGCTTCAGCAGCGGTGACGCCATGGCGGAGATGGAGCGCATCGCGGGCGAACTCCCAGCCGGCTTCGCGGTGGAGTGGACGGGGCTCTCCTACCAGGAGCGGCTCTCCGGTTCGGAGGCGCCCATCCTCCTGGCGCTGTCGATGCTCGTCGTCTTCCTGGTGCTGGCGGCGCTCTACGAGAGCTGGTCGATTCCGCTGTCGGTCATGCTCGTCGTGCCGCTGGGGCTCATTGGCGCGCTGGCCGCGGTGATGTCACGCGGACTGATGAACGACATCTTCTTCAAGGTGGGCCTCATCACCATCATCGGCCTGTCCGCGAAGAACGCGATTCTCATCGTCGAGTTCGCGAAGCAGCTCGAGGAGCAGGGGCGCTCACCGCTCCAGGCGGCGGTGGAGGCGGCGCGGCTGCGCTTCCGTCCCATCCTGATGACGTCACTCGCCTTTGCCCTGGGCGTGGTGCCGCTGGTGGTGGCCAGCGGCGCGAGCGCGGAGACGCAGCGGGCCATCGGCACGGGCGTATTCGGCGGCATGGTGTCAGGCACCGTCCTGGCCATCTTCCTGGTGCCCGCGTTCTACGTCGCCGTGCGGAGCCTGCTCAAACGGCGCGAGTCGGCGAGCCCGGCTCCTCTCGTGCAGCACGCGCCCGCGGAGAACAGTTAG